From Amphiprion ocellaris isolate individual 3 ecotype Okinawa chromosome 10, ASM2253959v1, whole genome shotgun sequence, one genomic window encodes:
- the LOC118469257 gene encoding uncharacterized protein LOC118469257 — protein MFLLLIWMMIVSFQTGSSEDVLTPFKDVLMALEGDSVTLSCNYSVSVSNLYWYQQKSSSSPQLLMTAYSEKTEKLSVNHDKQSKELHLNISSAAVSDSAVYYCALEPTVTGNSKTLYKNLWSKDKRNPLTTREEHVEGGATLSKSRTEKDSHCHIHSVWKPNITDSVWKMLSLHYWVMFPLFVITLKGVNCQQLTAVKDEESSLEGSTVTLTYKYSKQATGSDEFYWYRQHAGKPPEFLIFHFGTRKETTAGLSVTVSDDKNQISMKISSAAVSDSAVYYCAVKPTVTGNNKTLYKNLWSKDNRKLH, from the exons atgtttctgCTTCTCATCTGGATGATGATCGTCTCCTTTCAAACTG GATCCTCTGAGGATGTTCTGACTCCATTTAAAGATGTATTGATGGCTTTGGAAGGAGACTCTGTGACTCTCTCCTGCAACTATTCAGTCTCTGTCAGCAACCTCTACTGGTACCAACAGAAGTCCAGTTCATCTCCACAGCTTCTCATGACAGCATattcagagaaaacagaaaagttaTCTGTCAATCATGACAAACAATCAAAGGAGCTTCATCTGAacatctcctctgctgcagtgtcagactctgctgtgtacTACTGTGCTCTGGAgcccacagtgacaggaaacagtAAAACTCTGTACAAAAACCTTTGGAGCAAAGACAAGAGAAA CCCTCTGACAACAAGGGAGGAACATGTTGAGGGAGGAGCAACACTGTCAAAGAGCAGAACAGAAAAGGACTCCCACTGTCACATACATTCAGTATGGAAACCAAACATAACAGATAGTGTGTGGAAGATGCTGTCACTGCATTACTGGgtcatgtttcctttgtttgtgATCACACTGAAAG GTGTCAACTGTCAACAACTGACTGCAGTGAAGGATGAAGAGTCCAGTTTAGAAGGAAGCACTGTGACTCTGACCTACAAATACTCTAAACAAGCTACTGGTAGTGACGAATTTTACTGGTATCGACAACATGCAGGGAAACCTCCAGAGTTCCTCATATTTCACTTTGGAACACgaaaagaaacaacagctgGACTGTCTGTTACTGTGAGTGATGATAAAAACCAAATCAGTATGAAgatctcctctgctgcagtgtcagactctgctgtgtacTACTGTGCTGTGAAgcccacagtgacaggaaacaacaaaactctgtacaaaaacctttggagcaaagacaacagaaaactccaCTAG
- the LOC111585922 gene encoding transcription factor SPT20 homolog isoform X2: MSSVQNLRELINQRLTAAAEEIFTEFEKTIVQYEEEIDRQRRLLENIWKPQITQHTAELPQQQTCKEEEVPTEQNVCIQERNSSVDQENPETLQIKEEQEELPTNLDQEDAEPPQMREEEEELCNSLDRQQSGQTAAADMNQKADSFMLVQCKSKCEELPREKFSVSENTIGQYEEEIHRQRRLLDNIWKPQITQHTTELPQQQICKEEEVPTEQNVCIQERNSSVDQENPETLQIKEEQEELPTNLDQEDTEPPQMREEEEELCNSLDRQQSGQTAAADMNQKADSFMLVQCKSKCEELSREKFSVSEKTIGHYEKEINRQRRLFNITQNLQIKLHRIDLQQQHIYQEQKVFTDHLYCKRERNFPLDLKDLQFKEAQEKLCISLDQGRPTTCAGER; encoded by the exons ATGAGTTCAGTCCAGAATCTGAGAGAGTTGATCAACCAGCGACTAACTGCTGCTGCCgaagaaatattcacagagtttgAGAAAACCATCGTTCAGTACGAGGAGGAGATCGATCGTCAGCGCAGACTGctggaaaacatctggaaaccacagataacacaacacacagcag AACTCCCACAGCAACAGACCtgtaaggaggaggaggttccCACTGAGCAGAATGTCTGTATCCAGGAGAGGAACTCCAGTGTGGACCAGGAGAACCCAGAGACTCtacagattaaagaggaacaaGAGGAACTCCCCACCAATCTGGACCAGGAGGACGCAGAGCCTCCACAgatgagagaagaagaggaagaactcTGCAACAGTCTGGACAGACAGCAGTctggacagacagcagcagcagacatgaatCAGAAGGCAGATAGCTTTATGCTAGTTCAGTGCAAATCCAAATGTGAAGAATTACCAAGAGAAAAATTCAGTGTCTCTGAAAACACAATTGGCCAGTACGAGGAGGAGATCCATCGTCAGCGCAGACTGctggataacatctggaaaccacagataacacaacacacaacag AACTCCCACAGCAACAGATCtgtaaggaggaggaggttccCACTGAGCAGAATGTCTGTATCCAGGAGAGGAACTCCAGTGTGGACCAGGAGAACCCAGAGACTCtacagattaaagaggaacaaGAGGAACTCCCCACCAATCTGGACCAGGAGGACACAGAGCCTCCACAgatgagagaagaagaggaagaactcTGCAACAGTCTGGACAGACAGCAGTctggacagacagcagcagcagacatgaatCAGAAGGCAGATAGCTTTATGCTAGTTCAGTGCAAATCCAAATGTGAAGAATTATCAAGAGAAAAATTCAGTGTCTCTGAAAAGACAATTGGCCATTACGAGAAAGAGATCAATCGTCAGCGCAGACTATTTAATATCACCCAGAATCTCCAAATAAAGTTACACAGAATAG acCTTCAACAGCAACATATTTATCAGGAGCAGAAGGTTTTCACTGACCATCTGTACTGTAAACGGGAGAGGAACTTCCCTTTGGATCTGAAGGATCTGCAGTTTAAAGAAGCACAGGAGAAACTGTGCATCAGTCTGGACCAAGGACGACCGACAACCTGCGCAGGtgaaagatga
- the LOC111585922 gene encoding zinc finger protein 37-like isoform X1, with protein sequence MSSVQNLRELINQRLTAAAEEIFTEFEKTIVQYEEEIDRQRRLLENIWKPQITQHTAELPQQQTCKEEEVPTEQNVCIQERNSSVDQENPETLQIKEEQEELPTNLDQEDAEPPQMREEEEELCNSLDRQQSGQTAAADMNQKADSFMLVQCKSKCEELPREKFSVSENTIGQYEEEIHRQRRLLDNIWKPQITQHTTELPQQQICKEEEVPTEQNVCIQERNSSVDQENPETLQIKEEQEELPTNLDQEDTEPPQMREEEEELCNSLDRQQSGQTAAADMNQKADSFMLVQCKSKCEELSREKFSVSEKTIGHYEKEINRQRRLFNITQNLQIKLHRIDLQQQHIYQEQEVFTDHLYCKRERSFCLDQKDPEPLQMKEAQEKLCISLDQDNLEPPQNKEEQEKLCISLDQDDPKLLQTEEEQKELCSNQEGEQFGICPDQEGSKHPDSGSTNNLVLKTQDRNSSHSNNVDSSSMSRIHCDADTRKKTQTCDVCGKYFKYKSALKTHYRSHTGERPFACETCGKSFTQRHHMTDHMRTHTREKLYLCKVCGKSFYGLAAFQMHRTIHKDQNLNSCKICEKNVTPCGSLKDYMKVHTGERLHSCKICGQNFIRNSNLKVHMRIHTDERLYF encoded by the exons ATGAGTTCAGTCCAGAATCTGAGAGAGTTGATCAACCAGCGACTAACTGCTGCTGCCgaagaaatattcacagagtttgAGAAAACCATCGTTCAGTACGAGGAGGAGATCGATCGTCAGCGCAGACTGctggaaaacatctggaaaccacagataacacaacacacagcag AACTCCCACAGCAACAGACCtgtaaggaggaggaggttccCACTGAGCAGAATGTCTGTATCCAGGAGAGGAACTCCAGTGTGGACCAGGAGAACCCAGAGACTCtacagattaaagaggaacaaGAGGAACTCCCCACCAATCTGGACCAGGAGGACGCAGAGCCTCCACAgatgagagaagaagaggaagaactcTGCAACAGTCTGGACAGACAGCAGTctggacagacagcagcagcagacatgaatCAGAAGGCAGATAGCTTTATGCTAGTTCAGTGCAAATCCAAATGTGAAGAATTACCAAGAGAAAAATTCAGTGTCTCTGAAAACACAATTGGCCAGTACGAGGAGGAGATCCATCGTCAGCGCAGACTGctggataacatctggaaaccacagataacacaacacacaacag AACTCCCACAGCAACAGATCtgtaaggaggaggaggttccCACTGAGCAGAATGTCTGTATCCAGGAGAGGAACTCCAGTGTGGACCAGGAGAACCCAGAGACTCtacagattaaagaggaacaaGAGGAACTCCCCACCAATCTGGACCAGGAGGACACAGAGCCTCCACAgatgagagaagaagaggaagaactcTGCAACAGTCTGGACAGACAGCAGTctggacagacagcagcagcagacatgaatCAGAAGGCAGATAGCTTTATGCTAGTTCAGTGCAAATCCAAATGTGAAGAATTATCAAGAGAAAAATTCAGTGTCTCTGAAAAGACAATTGGCCATTACGAGAAAGAGATCAATCGTCAGCGCAGACTATTTAATATCACCCAGAATCTCCAAATAAAGTTACACAGAATAG ACCTTCAACAGCAACATATTTATCAGGAGCAGGAGGTTTTCACTGATCATCTGTACTGTAAACGGGAGAGGAGCTTCTGTTTAGATCAGAAGGATCCAGAGCCTCTGCAGATGAAAGAAGCACAGGAGAAACTCTGCATCAGTCTGGATCAGGACAATTTAGAACCTCCACAGaataaagaggaacaggagaaaCTCTGCATCAGTCTGGACCAGGACGACCCAAAACTTCTACAGACTGAAGAGGAACAGAAGGAACTCTGCAGCAATCAGGAGGGAGAGCAGTTTGGTATCTGCCCAGACCAGGAAGGAAGCAAGCATCCAGACTCTGGTTCAACTAACAATTTGGTGCTGAAGACACAAGACAGAAACAGCAGTCACAGTAACAATGTTGACAGCTCTTCTATGTCACGGATTCACTGTGATGCTGACACAAGGAAAAAGACTCAAACATGTGATGTCTgtggaaaatactttaaatataaGTCCGCTTTAAAGACACATTACAGAAgccacacaggtgagaggccgTTTGCTTGTGAGACATGTGGGAAAAGTTTCACTCAACGTCACCATATGACTGatcacatgagaactcacacacgTGAGAAGCTGTACCTTTGTAAGGTCTGTGGAAAAAGCTTTTATGGTCTTGCGGCATTCCAAATGCACAGAACAATTCACAAAGATCAGAATCTGAATTCTTGTAAAATCTGTGAGAAAAATGTAACTCCTTGTGGTAGTTTGAAAGACTACATGAAGGTCCACACGGGTGAGAGGCTGCATTCCTGTAAGATTTGTGGACAAAACTTCATTCGAAATAGTAATTTGAAAGTCCACATGAGAATCCACACAGATGAGAGGCTGTATTTCTGA